In Candidatus Methylomirabilota bacterium, one DNA window encodes the following:
- a CDS encoding aminotransferase class V-fold PLP-dependent enzyme, translated as MTSPGELAALWPLDRGVAFLNHGSFGACPTEVLRHQAALRAEMEAEPVRFLGRELDGRLDTAREALATFVGADPDDFAFITNATSGVNAVLRSLTLSSGDELLTTDHAYAACRNTLDYVAGRSGARVNVAVVPFPVASPDAVVDAVLAKVTPRTRLALLDHITSPTGLILPIERLVAELARRGVETLVDGAHAPGMIPLDLRALGATYYSANCHKWLCAPKGSAFLWVRRDRQADIHPLTISHGATAVRPGRSRFRLEFDWTGTQDPTAWLTVPKAIEYLGGLVPGGWPALMARNRALALEARRLLCAAAGTPPPCPDQMLGSLASVVMPDSPTMETGWRVRDPIQGRLFDGWGIEVPIMRWPAAPRRLLRISAQLYNTPDQYIRLADALGRELAAGA; from the coding sequence GTGACGAGCCCCGGGGAGTTGGCGGCCCTCTGGCCGCTCGATCGCGGCGTCGCGTTCCTGAATCACGGCTCGTTCGGCGCGTGCCCGACCGAGGTCCTCCGCCACCAGGCTGCGCTCCGCGCCGAGATGGAGGCCGAGCCGGTGCGCTTCCTGGGGCGCGAGCTGGACGGGCGCCTCGACACCGCGCGCGAGGCGCTTGCCACCTTCGTCGGCGCCGATCCAGACGATTTCGCCTTCATCACCAATGCGACGTCCGGCGTCAACGCCGTGCTCCGGTCGCTCACGCTCTCGTCCGGCGACGAGCTGCTCACGACGGACCACGCCTATGCCGCCTGCCGGAACACGCTGGACTACGTCGCCGGCCGGTCCGGCGCGCGGGTCAACGTCGCCGTCGTCCCGTTCCCCGTCGCCTCTCCTGATGCGGTCGTGGACGCCGTCCTGGCGAAGGTGACGCCGCGCACGCGCCTGGCGCTCCTCGACCACATCACGAGCCCCACCGGGCTGATCCTGCCCATCGAGCGGCTCGTCGCCGAGCTCGCGCGCCGCGGCGTCGAGACGCTGGTGGACGGCGCGCATGCGCCCGGAATGATCCCGCTCGACCTCCGCGCGCTGGGGGCGACCTACTACAGCGCCAACTGTCACAAGTGGCTCTGCGCGCCGAAGGGCTCGGCGTTTCTCTGGGTGCGTCGTGACCGCCAGGCCGACATCCACCCGCTGACGATCAGCCACGGCGCGACGGCCGTGCGGCCGGGGCGCTCGCGCTTCCGCCTCGAGTTCGACTGGACGGGCACCCAGGATCCCACGGCGTGGCTGACGGTGCCGAAGGCGATCGAATACCTTGGCGGGCTGGTCCCGGGCGGGTGGCCCGCCTTGATGGCGCGCAACCGCGCGCTTGCGCTCGAGGCGCGCCGGCTTCTCTGCGCCGCCGCCGGCACGCCACCACCGTGTCCCGACCAGATGCTCGGCTCGCTTGCCAGCGTGGTCATGCCCGACAGTCCGACGATGGAGACCGGATGGCGGGTCCGCGATCCGATCCAGGGGCGGCTCTTCGACGGCTGGGGCATCGAGGTGCCGATCATGCGCTGGCCCGCCGCGCCCCGGCGTCTTCTCAGAATCTCCGCTCAGCTCTACAACACGCCCGATCAGTACATCCGGCTGGCCGACGCCCTCGGCAGGGAGCTGGCTGCCGGCGCTTAG
- a CDS encoding LLM class flavin-dependent oxidoreductase produces the protein MITKFSNVYAGHIDLGDMGQLATPANERRYPNEHLVSVFEKAEAIARCMDEHGYHTLWLAEHHFQHEGYECIPNIMMVAVHLAHLTRYLRIGCGFNIAPMWHPLRLAEDFATADVLTGGRTVFGVGRGYHTREVETFGAPMLDAEANRDLFEEQVDIVMKAFRSESFSHQGKHYTLPPAVPYRGYELKEITLVPRPLRQPVECWQPVVSAGARGLDFMMKHRIKGLIGGGAATMAEKSIYAYQEAAERAGLNYTLGEGLSLGIFYHLADSRERAVREITPWYEEHVKMFGPLGFVPGITPAQLEASTRRGGWSAAGVPTVEDYMKVGAWFAGPPEELIAYLRSLEEKFPGLEYVHLSNSMGMPKDAMLEQIARLGKDVLPKFTAHAV, from the coding sequence ATGATCACCAAGTTTTCGAACGTCTACGCGGGCCACATCGATCTCGGCGACATGGGCCAGCTGGCCACGCCCGCCAACGAGCGTCGCTATCCGAACGAGCACCTCGTCTCCGTCTTCGAGAAGGCCGAGGCCATCGCGCGCTGCATGGACGAGCACGGGTACCACACCCTTTGGCTGGCCGAGCATCATTTCCAGCACGAGGGCTACGAGTGCATTCCCAACATCATGATGGTTGCCGTCCACCTGGCGCATCTGACTAGGTACCTGCGCATCGGCTGCGGGTTCAACATCGCTCCCATGTGGCACCCGCTCAGGCTGGCGGAAGACTTCGCCACCGCGGACGTCCTTACGGGTGGGCGCACCGTCTTTGGCGTGGGCCGCGGGTACCACACGCGCGAGGTCGAGACGTTCGGCGCGCCGATGCTCGACGCCGAGGCCAACCGCGATCTCTTCGAGGAGCAGGTGGACATTGTCATGAAGGCGTTTCGCTCGGAGTCCTTCTCGCATCAGGGCAAGCACTACACCCTGCCGCCCGCCGTGCCGTATCGCGGCTACGAGCTGAAGGAGATCACCCTCGTCCCGCGGCCGCTTCGCCAGCCGGTCGAATGCTGGCAGCCGGTCGTGAGCGCCGGCGCCCGCGGCCTCGACTTCATGATGAAGCACCGCATCAAGGGGCTGATCGGCGGCGGCGCGGCGACGATGGCGGAGAAGTCGATCTATGCTTATCAGGAGGCCGCCGAGCGCGCCGGGCTCAACTACACCTTGGGAGAAGGCCTGAGCCTCGGCATCTTCTACCACCTGGCGGATTCGCGCGAGCGGGCCGTCCGCGAGATCACGCCGTGGTACGAGGAGCACGTCAAGATGTTCGGCCCGCTGGGCTTCGTGCCGGGGATCACGCCGGCGCAGCTCGAGGCGTCCACGCGCCGCGGCGGCTGGAGCGCCGCCGGCGTCCCGACCGTCGAGGACTACATGAAGGTCGGCGCCTGGTTCGCCGGCCCGCCCGAGGAGCTGATCGCCTACCTGCGATCGCTCGAGGAGAAGTTTCCCGGCCTCGAGTATGTGCACCTGAGCAACAGCATGGGCATGCCCAAGGACGCGATGCTGGAACAGATCGCCAGGCTCGGCAAGGACGTGCTGCCGAAGTTCACGGCCCACGCGGTGTGA
- a CDS encoding mandelate racemase/muconate lactonizing enzyme family protein — protein sequence MRVTGVMPFLTDLGGGKNLLFVKVETEAGLHGWGECYTQADRDASIVAHVEALARYLVGRDASHITHFVHMAYNDFAAKRGAMDFWSAVSGLEQALWDIAGKRHGVPVHALLGGPCRERIRVYANGWYGHGKSPADYAARARETVGRGFTALKFDPFPGPWRTHVSRETEEQAVATVAAVREAVGPEVDLLIEVHRRLAPMHAIRVARAMEPFRPFWYEEPVSSTNLESLAECRRQIRIPVVTGEELYTRAEFRRVFELRAADIINPDVCNCGGILELRAIAQMAEPSFVTVAPHNYNSTTVGLAATLQVSAAIPNFLITEYFVNFEARGREIARPGFAVRDGYITVPQDPGLGIELDEAALARFPGRRFPPRSLPSVADEGP from the coding sequence ATGCGTGTCACAGGAGTTATGCCGTTTCTGACCGACCTCGGCGGCGGCAAAAACCTGCTCTTCGTCAAGGTCGAGACGGAGGCGGGTCTGCACGGATGGGGCGAGTGCTACACCCAGGCGGATCGTGACGCGAGCATCGTCGCCCATGTCGAAGCGCTCGCCCGTTACCTGGTCGGACGCGACGCCTCGCACATCACGCACTTCGTCCACATGGCGTACAACGACTTCGCGGCCAAGCGCGGGGCGATGGATTTCTGGAGCGCGGTCAGCGGGCTCGAGCAGGCGCTGTGGGACATCGCCGGCAAGCGCCATGGTGTCCCGGTGCACGCGCTGCTGGGCGGGCCGTGCCGCGAGCGCATCCGCGTGTACGCCAACGGCTGGTACGGCCACGGCAAGTCGCCCGCCGACTACGCGGCGCGGGCGCGCGAGACGGTCGGCCGCGGGTTCACCGCGCTCAAGTTCGACCCGTTTCCAGGTCCCTGGCGCACGCACGTCTCGCGCGAGACCGAAGAGCAGGCCGTGGCCACGGTGGCCGCCGTGCGCGAGGCCGTCGGGCCTGAGGTGGATCTCCTGATCGAGGTGCACCGCCGGCTGGCGCCCATGCACGCAATCCGCGTCGCCCGCGCCATGGAGCCCTTCCGGCCGTTCTGGTACGAGGAGCCCGTCTCCTCAACAAATTTGGAATCGCTGGCCGAGTGCCGCCGGCAGATCCGCATTCCCGTCGTGACCGGAGAAGAGCTGTACACGCGCGCGGAGTTCCGCCGCGTCTTCGAGCTGCGCGCCGCGGACATCATCAATCCCGATGTCTGCAACTGCGGCGGCATCCTGGAGCTCCGCGCGATCGCCCAGATGGCCGAGCCCTCGTTCGTGACGGTCGCGCCCCACAACTACAACAGCACCACGGTGGGGCTCGCCGCGACGCTCCAGGTCTCGGCCGCCATCCCGAACTTTCTCATCACCGAGTACTTCGTGAACTTCGAGGCCCGGGGGCGCGAGATCGCGCGCCCAGGTTTCGCGGTGCGCGACGGCTACATCACCGTCCCCCAGGACCCCGGTCTCGGCATCGAGTTGGACGAAGCGGCGCTCGCGCGCTTCCCGGGCCGCCGGTTTCCGCCGCGGTCGCTGCCCTCTGTGGCCGACGAAGGGCCATAG
- a CDS encoding CoA transferase — MNEGAQAGSEGALAGIRILDLTQFEAGTSCTQLLGWLGADIIKIEPIGGEQSRRNRQEVPGLDAMFFLLFNANKRSVTIDLKHPDGRALFLSMAERADVVVENFAPGLMERLGLGWDALCAVNPRIIFARLKGFGLSGPYHEYKSFDMIAQATGGVMSVTGFADREPVLCGANIGDSGAGVHMAAGIMAAHIERTRTGKGQVVEVSMQEAVANLMRQRYVAHYRDGRPTGRRGNNAPPGAVPDGLYACAPGGPNDYVYIYVQPMNQGMWSDFARAIGREDLLSDPRCVDAPTRWQHVDALNEIARAWTGARSKQEVMATLAKAGVPCGAVLDTAEVLDDPHLNARDAIVTIDHPTRGRFRVPGCPIRLSASEPVTTPPPLAGQHTDEVLGEVLGLSPAGVADLRTRGVV, encoded by the coding sequence ATGAACGAGGGGGCGCAGGCGGGGAGCGAGGGCGCGCTGGCGGGCATCCGCATTTTGGACCTGACGCAATTCGAGGCCGGCACGTCGTGCACGCAGCTCCTGGGCTGGCTCGGCGCCGACATCATCAAGATCGAGCCCATCGGCGGCGAGCAGTCGCGCCGGAACCGCCAGGAGGTGCCTGGGCTCGACGCGATGTTCTTCCTGCTCTTCAACGCCAACAAGCGCAGCGTCACGATCGACCTCAAGCATCCTGACGGCCGCGCGCTCTTTCTCTCGATGGCAGAGCGCGCGGACGTGGTCGTCGAGAACTTCGCGCCCGGCCTGATGGAGCGGCTGGGGCTCGGCTGGGACGCGCTGTGCGCCGTCAACCCGCGGATCATCTTCGCGCGGTTGAAGGGCTTCGGGCTCTCGGGGCCGTACCACGAATACAAGAGCTTCGACATGATCGCCCAGGCGACAGGCGGCGTGATGAGCGTCACCGGCTTCGCGGATCGCGAGCCCGTGCTCTGCGGCGCCAATATCGGCGACAGCGGGGCCGGCGTGCACATGGCGGCCGGCATCATGGCCGCGCATATCGAGCGGACGCGGACCGGCAAGGGCCAGGTCGTCGAGGTGTCGATGCAGGAGGCGGTGGCCAACCTGATGCGCCAGCGCTACGTCGCCCACTACCGCGACGGCAGGCCGACCGGGCGCCGGGGAAACAACGCGCCGCCGGGCGCCGTCCCGGACGGCCTCTACGCGTGCGCGCCAGGGGGACCGAACGACTACGTGTACATCTACGTGCAGCCGATGAACCAGGGCATGTGGTCCGACTTTGCCCGCGCCATCGGCCGCGAGGATCTCCTCAGCGACCCCCGCTGCGTGGACGCGCCGACGCGCTGGCAGCACGTCGACGCGCTCAATGAGATCGCGCGGGCGTGGACGGGCGCGCGCTCGAAGCAGGAGGTGATGGCCACGCTCGCCAAGGCCGGCGTGCCGTGCGGCGCCGTCCTGGACACGGCCGAGGTGCTGGACGACCCGCACCTGAACGCCCGCGACGCCATCGTGACGATCGACCATCCCACCCGGGGGCGGTTCCGTGTCCCCGGCTGTCCGATACGGCTGTCAGCCTCGGAGCCAGTGACCACACCCCCGCCGCTCGCCGGACAGCACACCGACGAAGTGCTGGGAGAGGTACTCGGTCTGTCGCCGGCCGGCGTGGCTGACCTGAGGACGCGCGGCGTCGTCTGA
- a CDS encoding MFS transporter — protein MATLFVAQVCGSTGQSIGMAVGSIVAASITGTNTWSGLPIAVGALGTALASWPLARLMARSGRRPGLALGYGLAVIGSLLAMMGVGVGSFWLLLGGMALFGIASTSNLLARYAAADVTSPAQRGRAMGLIVWGSTIGSIIGPNLMAPALRLGALLGVSSVASAFLIAVGSYALASLLIEVFLRPDPLAIARHSQEIADAGRPAGPARRLGAILGDVRVQIALATLSISQFVMISTTSTSPLYLHDQGHHVQTIGLAVSFHLAGMYVTSPLSGWLCDRFGRLLMIGAGAVILIVAVLLAGLAPGTDRVLVILALFLNGVGWNLAFVAGSALLTDALTPAERPSIQGFADLFMGLMGALGSAAGGMILGVWGFAILNAVGGALALGPLAVTLFRRPALYPLATRES, from the coding sequence ATGGCCACGCTGTTCGTGGCGCAGGTCTGCGGGAGCACCGGGCAGTCGATCGGGATGGCGGTCGGCAGCATCGTGGCGGCCAGCATCACCGGGACGAATACCTGGTCGGGCCTGCCGATCGCCGTCGGCGCGCTCGGAACAGCCCTCGCGAGCTGGCCGCTGGCCCGCCTGATGGCCCGTTCGGGGCGCCGGCCGGGTCTGGCGCTGGGCTATGGCCTCGCCGTCATCGGTTCTCTCCTCGCCATGATGGGCGTGGGCGTCGGCAGTTTCTGGCTGCTGCTCGGCGGGATGGCGCTCTTCGGGATCGCGAGCACCTCCAACCTCCTCGCCCGGTACGCCGCCGCCGACGTCACGTCGCCCGCGCAGCGCGGCCGGGCGATGGGGCTGATCGTGTGGGGCTCGACGATCGGCTCGATCATCGGGCCGAACCTGATGGCCCCGGCCCTGCGCCTCGGCGCGCTTCTCGGGGTCTCGTCGGTCGCGAGCGCGTTCCTCATCGCCGTGGGCAGTTACGCGCTCGCGTCGCTCCTGATCGAGGTGTTCCTGCGGCCCGATCCGCTGGCGATCGCGCGCCACAGCCAGGAGATCGCCGACGCGGGCCGTCCCGCCGGCCCGGCCCGCCGGCTGGGCGCGATCCTCGGAGATGTGCGCGTGCAGATCGCGCTGGCGACGCTCTCGATCAGCCAGTTCGTGATGATCAGCACGACCTCCACGTCACCCCTCTACCTCCACGACCAGGGGCATCACGTGCAGACGATCGGGCTGGCCGTGTCCTTTCACCTGGCCGGCATGTATGTCACGTCGCCGCTGTCGGGCTGGCTGTGCGACCGCTTCGGACGGCTGCTGATGATCGGCGCCGGCGCCGTGATCCTGATCGTCGCCGTCCTGCTGGCGGGACTCGCCCCGGGTACCGACCGCGTCCTGGTCATCCTCGCGCTCTTCCTGAACGGCGTGGGCTGGAATCTCGCGTTCGTGGCCGGGAGCGCGCTGCTGACCGACGCGCTGACGCCGGCGGAGCGGCCGTCGATCCAGGGCTTCGCCGACCTCTTCATGGGCTTGATGGGCGCCCTCGGATCCGCCGCCGGCGGGATGATCCTCGGCGTGTGGGGCTTCGCCATTCTCAACGCGGTGGGCGGCGCGCTGGCGCTCGGCCCGCTCGCGGTCACGCTGTTCCGCCGCCCGGCCCTCTACCCGCTCGCCACGAGGGAAAGCTGA
- a CDS encoding amidohydrolase family protein, whose product MTNQNPHAFRIRPGMRRGLRSEIPLPTRLVSNEEFPPLPQTAAQRAVEDRILAEAGRLAPRLGLSRRDFLRQSGGIATSLLAMNAVFGRFFDVLPVEAADPGAFKERTGDPFFILDVQLHYVGAGYDPGNAEAGRKGAVTKQALLGLRRQSRRLNPKLASDHGTLADLSWENLVKEVFLDSETAIGLISTPPGPYPEEAVVPPKEMTHIRDEINRVTQSRRMLAHGLITPQLGQADLDFMDQQASTLKVDAWKGYTGAAPKGFDRGWFVDDEKIAYPMLERARKLGVRRVCLHKGLPLGPVADYNHPRDLIKAARDFPDIDFIAYHAGLLGVFSTNQSAEVPWTSEFCRMKQKEPGLKNIYMELGSTFGQLATTNPTACAHLLGQVIAAFGADHVLWGTDSIWYGTPQWQIEAFRRFDIPDALVEKHGYAPLTRPVKEQIFGLNAARLFNVDLNAKRNDIPKDYLSRMKMSYLEEGPDPSHRWYGWVTG is encoded by the coding sequence ATGACAAACCAGAATCCCCACGCGTTCCGCATCCGCCCGGGCATGCGTCGCGGGCTTCGCTCCGAGATTCCCCTCCCCACCCGGCTCGTCTCCAACGAAGAGTTCCCGCCCCTGCCGCAGACGGCCGCACAGCGGGCGGTCGAGGACAGAATCCTCGCCGAGGCGGGGCGCCTGGCGCCGCGGCTCGGGTTGAGTCGGCGCGATTTCTTGCGACAAAGCGGCGGCATCGCGACATCACTCCTGGCCATGAACGCGGTCTTCGGCCGGTTCTTCGACGTGCTGCCGGTCGAGGCGGCCGATCCGGGCGCGTTCAAGGAGCGCACGGGCGATCCCTTCTTCATCCTCGACGTGCAGCTCCACTACGTAGGCGCCGGGTACGACCCCGGCAATGCGGAGGCGGGAAGGAAGGGCGCAGTCACGAAGCAGGCGCTCCTCGGGCTGCGCCGGCAGTCGCGGCGCTTGAACCCGAAGCTCGCGTCCGACCACGGCACGCTCGCCGATCTCTCGTGGGAGAATCTCGTCAAGGAAGTGTTCCTGGACAGCGAGACGGCGATCGGCCTCATCTCGACCCCGCCCGGACCCTATCCCGAGGAGGCGGTGGTGCCGCCGAAGGAGATGACGCATATCCGCGACGAGATCAATCGCGTGACGCAGTCGCGCCGCATGCTGGCCCACGGCCTCATCACTCCCCAGCTCGGCCAGGCCGATCTCGACTTCATGGACCAGCAGGCCTCCACGCTCAAAGTGGACGCGTGGAAGGGATATACCGGAGCCGCTCCCAAGGGTTTCGATCGTGGGTGGTTCGTCGACGACGAGAAGATCGCCTACCCCATGCTCGAGCGGGCGCGCAAGCTCGGCGTGCGGCGCGTGTGTCTGCACAAGGGCCTGCCGCTCGGGCCCGTCGCGGACTACAACCACCCGCGCGACCTGATCAAGGCGGCCAGGGATTTCCCCGACATCGACTTCATCGCATACCATGCCGGGCTGCTCGGCGTGTTCTCGACGAATCAGTCCGCCGAAGTGCCGTGGACCAGCGAGTTCTGCCGGATGAAGCAGAAGGAGCCGGGCCTCAAGAACATCTACATGGAGCTGGGATCGACATTCGGGCAGCTCGCCACGACCAATCCCACCGCCTGCGCCCATCTGCTGGGCCAGGTCATCGCCGCTTTCGGCGCCGATCACGTGCTGTGGGGCACGGACTCCATCTGGTACGGCACGCCGCAGTGGCAGATCGAGGCATTCCGGCGCTTCGACATCCCCGACGCGCTGGTGGAGAAGCACGGGTATGCCCCGCTCACTCGCCCGGTCAAAGAACAGATCTTCGGGCTCAACGCGGCCCGTCTCTTCAACGTCGACCTGAACGCCAAACGCAACGACATCCCGAAGGACTACCTGAGTCGGATGAAGATGAGCTATCTCGAGGAGGGGCCCGACCCGAGCCACCGCTGGTATGGATGGGTCACGGGATGA
- a CDS encoding alpha/beta hydrolase yields MSGKLDRPGGALHYEIIDVTAPWAADAPLIVFHHGVGATADIWAEWLPALVDRYRIARFDTLGFGRSAVPGPGFAWSLDGLADDVLAVARTAGADRFHLVGESLGGTVALHLASRHPEVVRSVTVSNASHRGGSIQRAREWRAFIGARGMIAWGEMMTPLRLDRAHVPEAKYRWFERAQAEASADSVLDLADLLIGTDLTAELGAIRAPALLLAPDQSPFVPLAVMEDMHARIPGSELQVFPGARHGLPCSHGEACGRALRAFLDRRG; encoded by the coding sequence TTGAGTGGGAAGCTCGATAGGCCGGGTGGCGCCCTCCACTACGAGATCATCGACGTGACGGCGCCGTGGGCGGCCGACGCGCCGCTGATCGTGTTCCATCACGGCGTCGGCGCCACCGCGGATATCTGGGCCGAGTGGCTGCCGGCTCTCGTGGATCGCTACCGCATCGCGCGGTTCGACACGCTGGGCTTCGGCCGCTCCGCCGTGCCCGGGCCGGGCTTCGCCTGGTCGCTCGACGGGCTCGCCGACGACGTGCTGGCCGTCGCGCGGACGGCCGGCGCCGACCGTTTCCACCTGGTGGGAGAATCGCTGGGCGGCACAGTCGCGCTCCATCTCGCCAGCCGACATCCAGAGGTCGTGCGGAGCGTCACCGTCTCGAATGCCTCGCATCGTGGAGGCTCGATACAGCGCGCTCGGGAATGGCGCGCGTTCATCGGTGCGCGGGGCATGATCGCGTGGGGCGAGATGATGACGCCGCTCCGACTCGACCGCGCGCATGTGCCCGAGGCGAAGTACCGCTGGTTCGAGCGCGCGCAGGCGGAGGCATCGGCCGACAGCGTCCTCGACCTGGCCGATCTGCTCATCGGCACCGATCTCACGGCCGAGCTCGGCGCCATCCGCGCTCCCGCGCTGCTCCTGGCGCCCGACCAGAGCCCGTTCGTGCCCCTCGCGGTCATGGAAGACATGCACGCGCGCATACCAGGATCGGAGCTCCAGGTCTTCCCCGGCGCCCGGCACGGCCTCCCCTGCTCGCATGGAGAGGCGTGCGGGCGCGCTCTGCGGGCCTTCCTCGACCGCCGCGGCTAG
- a CDS encoding AI-2E family transporter has protein sequence MNERQALGWLAVGALVALTWLVLPFVTGLLLGVLMAFTLQPIYAYLVRRTGRPFVASLTTVMASAVVIVGALAGFVSLFVTRAVGLANTVREELRPGGALTVWVDVVTGWLERFGISAASLTARLEAGAGEVASRSAGIAGSLASGTFIALLGLFFALLAMHVVLRYWPRMVSALVVVSPLRPEYTRMLLDEFRRVGHMTLSGTVLTGLAQGVLATIGFWMTGVPQAIFFGVATALASLVPAVGTLLVWIPAGLYLFASGHPAKAIVELVWGALIVVGFSDYVIRPRLVGDAAMPALLTFVALFGGLEVLGLSGLIVGPVIMGLAVAVLRLYAREEGARRATTP, from the coding sequence GTGAACGAGCGGCAGGCGCTCGGATGGCTCGCGGTCGGGGCCCTGGTGGCCCTCACCTGGCTCGTGCTCCCATTCGTCACGGGGCTGCTGCTCGGAGTGCTGATGGCATTCACGCTCCAGCCAATCTACGCGTATCTCGTGCGGCGCACCGGGCGCCCCTTCGTCGCATCGCTCACGACCGTGATGGCCTCGGCGGTGGTCATCGTGGGCGCCCTGGCGGGCTTCGTGTCGCTCTTCGTCACGCGGGCGGTGGGGCTCGCGAATACCGTCCGCGAGGAGCTGCGCCCCGGCGGAGCGCTGACAGTGTGGGTGGATGTGGTGACAGGGTGGCTCGAGCGCTTCGGCATCTCCGCCGCGAGCCTGACAGCGCGTCTGGAGGCCGGCGCCGGCGAGGTCGCGTCACGATCGGCCGGCATAGCGGGCTCCCTCGCGTCGGGCACCTTCATTGCTCTCCTCGGTCTCTTCTTCGCGCTGCTGGCCATGCACGTGGTCTTGCGGTACTGGCCGCGCATGGTCTCGGCGCTCGTCGTCGTTTCGCCGCTTCGCCCCGAGTACACGCGGATGCTGCTCGACGAGTTCCGGCGTGTGGGACACATGACCCTGTCCGGGACGGTGCTGACCGGGCTCGCACAGGGCGTGCTCGCCACCATCGGCTTCTGGATGACCGGCGTGCCACAGGCGATCTTCTTCGGCGTCGCGACGGCGCTCGCCTCGCTGGTGCCCGCCGTCGGCACGCTCCTGGTCTGGATCCCCGCCGGGCTCTATCTCTTCGCGAGTGGGCATCCGGCCAAGGCCATCGTCGAGCTGGTCTGGGGCGCGCTGATCGTCGTGGGGTTCAGCGACTATGTGATCCGGCCTCGCCTGGTAGGCGACGCGGCCATGCCGGCCTTGCTGACCTTCGTCGCGCTCTTCGGCGGCCTGGAAGTCCTGGGGCTTTCGGGTTTGATCGTGGGGCCGGTGATCATGGGGCTCGCCGTTGCCGTCCTGCGTCTCTACGCCCGCGAGGAAGGGGCCCGGCGTGCCACCACGCCCTGA
- a CDS encoding TRAP transporter large permease, giving the protein MIEGLVGLTAMMALAFLRIPIAYCMGIVGIIGYAYMRDWNWLVASAMVQTKIYETGRNYTLSVVPLFILMGNFVTRAGMSQELFRAAYTFIGHLRGGLAMATVWASAGFGGICGSSIATAATFAKVAYPSMKRFGYSDRLAAGVVAGGGTLGIMIPPSTIMVIYGVFTETNIGKLFAAGILPGILGAFLLCGAVQYMTWRDPASGPPGEHSTWHERLLALKDVWAVAVLFIFVMGGIYVGFFTATEGAAMGAFGAMVFALWRRALTWRTLYASLLECARTTSMLFVILIGALIFAEFVNITTMPADLKGWVTRFNLSPTMVVAAICVVYVVLGTAMEELSMILLTIPVFFPVIVQLGFDPIWFGIIIVCVVEIGLISPPVGMNMFVLKTLLPEVSTGTVFSGVLPFMWADVLRLAILVAFPWISLWLPSMMR; this is encoded by the coding sequence ATGATCGAGGGCCTCGTCGGCCTCACCGCGATGATGGCGCTCGCCTTCCTGCGCATCCCCATCGCGTACTGCATGGGCATCGTCGGCATCATCGGCTACGCCTACATGCGCGACTGGAACTGGCTCGTGGCCTCCGCCATGGTGCAGACCAAGATCTACGAGACGGGGCGCAACTACACGCTGTCGGTGGTGCCGCTCTTCATCCTGATGGGCAACTTCGTCACGCGCGCGGGCATGTCGCAGGAGCTGTTCCGCGCCGCGTACACCTTCATCGGCCATCTGCGCGGGGGGCTGGCCATGGCGACCGTGTGGGCGTCCGCCGGCTTCGGCGGGATCTGCGGCTCCTCGATCGCCACCGCGGCGACCTTCGCGAAGGTGGCGTACCCGTCCATGAAGCGCTTCGGCTACTCGGACCGGCTCGCGGCGGGCGTTGTCGCCGGCGGCGGCACGCTCGGCATCATGATCCCGCCGTCCACCATTATGGTGATCTACGGTGTCTTCACCGAGACGAATATCGGCAAGCTGTTCGCGGCCGGGATCCTGCCCGGCATTCTCGGCGCCTTCCTGCTCTGCGGCGCCGTCCAATACATGACCTGGCGCGATCCGGCCTCGGGCCCGCCGGGCGAACACTCGACATGGCACGAGCGCCTGCTCGCGCTCAAGGACGTGTGGGCGGTGGCGGTGCTGTTCATCTTCGTGATGGGCGGCATCTACGTGGGCTTCTTCACCGCCACCGAGGGCGCGGCCATGGGCGCCTTCGGGGCCATGGTGTTCGCCCTGTGGCGACGCGCGCTCACCTGGCGGACGCTCTACGCCTCGCTCCTCGAGTGCGCCCGCACGACGTCCATGCTGTTCGTGATCCTGATCGGCGCGCTGATCTTCGCGGAGTTCGTCAATATCACGACCATGCCGGCGGACCTCAAGGGGTGGGTGACGCGCTTCAATCTGAGCCCGACGATGGTGGTGGCGGCGATCTGCGTGGTCTATGTGGTGCTCGGCACGGCGATGGAGGAGCTGTCGATGATCCTGCTTACGATCCCGGTGTTCTTCCCGGTGATCGTCCAGCTGGGGTTCGACCCCATCTGGTTCGGCATCATCATCGTGTGCGTGGTCGAGATCGGCCTGATCAGCCCGCCGGTCGGGATGAACATGTTCGTGCTCAAGACGCTCCTGCCCGAGGTGAGCACCGGGACCGTCTTCAGCGGCGTGCTGCCCTTCATGTGGGCCGACGTGCTGCGTCTCGCGATTTTGGTCGCGTTTCCCTGGATCTCGCTCTGGCTGCCGAGCATGATGCGGTGA